One genomic window of Chrysiogenes arsenatis DSM 11915 includes the following:
- the waaF gene encoding lipopolysaccharide heptosyltransferase II, which produces MNKILVRGVNWVGDAVMTTPALKALRLAHPLAHITLLQNSTTAPLFMDYPYIDRLIPFRKTSKKDIFALARRLRREKFDTAILLQNAIEAAIIARLAGIPNVYGYHTDGRRLLLSKSVPATAETRVGHHSNYYLRMLHGLDLISAPVTPTQLALPLPPRAVKAAAQWVPDRYAVINPGATYGSAKRWAPERFANVARGLAINHKLHIVVTGVDAEADMARDIVKMVDVPATNLAGKTDLLTLMGVIGGAQIMVTNDSGPMHLAAAFDTPVVAVFGSTDHTNTYPLASRAQVIRSTAISCAPCMKRECSKPGHYCMDAVDPDDVYWACEKVML; this is translated from the coding sequence ATGAATAAAATCCTTGTCCGTGGAGTGAATTGGGTTGGCGATGCGGTGATGACAACGCCAGCACTCAAGGCTTTGCGGCTGGCGCATCCACTCGCGCATATTACTCTTTTGCAAAATAGTACCACGGCGCCACTTTTCATGGACTACCCGTATATTGATCGTCTGATTCCGTTTCGAAAGACGAGTAAGAAGGATATTTTTGCGCTTGCCCGCCGTTTGCGCCGCGAAAAATTCGACACAGCTATCCTTCTGCAAAATGCCATCGAAGCGGCGATTATTGCGCGACTCGCCGGTATTCCCAATGTTTACGGTTACCATACAGATGGCCGTCGGCTCCTTCTGTCAAAGAGTGTTCCGGCCACGGCAGAAACACGCGTTGGTCATCATAGCAACTATTATCTCCGTATGTTGCATGGGTTGGATTTAATTTCCGCACCGGTAACGCCTACGCAGCTTGCTTTGCCACTTCCACCGCGAGCCGTCAAAGCGGCGGCGCAATGGGTGCCGGATCGCTACGCTGTTATCAATCCTGGGGCGACATATGGTTCGGCCAAGCGCTGGGCTCCCGAGCGGTTTGCCAATGTGGCACGGGGGCTTGCGATCAACCATAAACTCCATATTGTCGTTACAGGTGTTGACGCGGAGGCCGATATGGCACGTGATATTGTCAAAATGGTTGATGTTCCCGCCACAAATCTTGCGGGAAAAACTGACCTGCTAACCCTCATGGGTGTCATTGGCGGTGCGCAAATTATGGTGACGAATGATTCTGGACCGATGCACCTTGCCGCGGCTTTCGATACTCCTGTGGTGGCGGTATTCGGTTCAACAGATCACACGAATACGTACCCGCTGGCATCTCGCGCCCAAGTAATACGTTCGACCGCTATTTCCTGTGCCCCGTGCATGAAACGGGAATGTAGCAAACCTGGACACTACTGCATGGATGCCGTCGATCCTGACGATGTCTACTGGGCGTGCGAGAAGGTGATGCTATGA
- a CDS encoding glycosyltransferase family 9 protein, giving the protein MNILIVKLSSLGDIAVAACVLAGLKREPAWSGTLTWAVAPHYAEFVATLGIADTVVTIDPTRKLASAWQLWKQKFDLVIDLQGLMKSAIVCRLARRKQVWGHAEAREGSRRFYHNHVVAPWELGAEVRMHQLVQAAVGIEFDIASDIIPTGEGFQQGIELAQQIQRPVVFGIQSRWPSKQWLAEHFVALGKWLVSQGLTPVIIGAQGETEQGSAIVREIGQGISLCGSTSLPQTAGILYQAGIFVGVDSGPMHIADMVGAKVIGLFGPTSLQRTGPIHNRHFSFEAQLRCSPCFLRECPTDRSCMRHLFVNDVIHRLEYLGYGATNDALAR; this is encoded by the coding sequence ATGAATATCTTAATTGTCAAGTTGAGCTCTTTGGGAGACATTGCGGTAGCGGCCTGTGTACTTGCTGGGCTTAAACGAGAGCCGGCATGGAGTGGCACGCTCACCTGGGCAGTGGCACCACACTATGCCGAATTTGTCGCCACGCTTGGCATTGCCGATACTGTTGTGACGATTGATCCGACGCGCAAGTTGGCCTCCGCGTGGCAACTCTGGAAGCAGAAGTTTGATCTCGTCATCGACCTTCAGGGGCTTATGAAAAGCGCCATTGTCTGCCGTCTTGCACGTCGCAAACAGGTATGGGGACATGCGGAAGCACGTGAAGGGTCGCGCCGTTTTTATCACAACCATGTCGTAGCACCATGGGAACTTGGTGCCGAAGTACGCATGCACCAGCTTGTTCAGGCCGCAGTCGGGATAGAATTTGACATTGCTTCCGACATTATTCCGACCGGCGAAGGCTTTCAACAGGGAATCGAGCTGGCGCAGCAGATTCAACGACCAGTTGTTTTTGGAATTCAGAGCCGCTGGCCGTCAAAGCAGTGGCTTGCTGAGCATTTTGTCGCACTTGGAAAATGGCTCGTGAGTCAGGGGTTGACTCCGGTGATTATTGGAGCGCAAGGTGAAACCGAGCAAGGATCAGCTATTGTCCGTGAAATTGGTCAAGGGATTTCCCTCTGTGGCAGCACATCACTGCCGCAAACAGCGGGAATTTTATATCAAGCAGGGATATTTGTTGGTGTTGATAGTGGCCCGATGCACATAGCTGATATGGTAGGGGCGAAAGTTATCGGACTTTTTGGCCCAACGTCACTGCAACGCACCGGTCCGATTCATAATCGCCATTTCTCATTTGAGGCGCAGCTCCGTTGTTCGCCCTGTTTCTTACGCGAGTGTCCGACAGATCGCAGCTGTATGCGCCATCTCTTTGTGAATGATGTCATCCATCGGCTTGAATATCTGGGCTATGGGGCAACCAACGACGCTCTTGCGCGTTAG
- a CDS encoding glycosyltransferase family 2 protein yields the protein MSLSQLPISATVITLNEAHNIVACLESLSFLPEVIVVDSGSSDATVSLCQQFANVRFFHNPWPGYGAQKNYAASLATQPWILNVDADERVSTPLREQLAILDYSGTNIDVYSVRRENYFCCKRVRYSGWYPDAQKRLYFRASAAFNAREVHESVEGVFPAYPLKSGLIHFTYRSLSDYLQRMDRYSTLAARQMRLEGRTVRWSDVYLRPFFTFLKMFFFKKGFLDGRMGLTLATLYAMYTYAKYLKGSSHFPDELS from the coding sequence ATGTCGTTATCTCAGCTTCCCATCAGCGCCACTGTCATTACCCTGAACGAGGCGCACAACATCGTTGCCTGTCTGGAAAGCCTCTCGTTTTTGCCGGAGGTTATTGTTGTTGATTCCGGTAGTAGTGACGCAACGGTGTCCCTCTGTCAACAATTCGCGAACGTCCGTTTTTTTCACAACCCGTGGCCGGGCTATGGCGCTCAGAAAAACTATGCTGCCTCGCTCGCTACGCAACCATGGATATTGAATGTTGACGCTGATGAACGGGTAAGCACACCACTGCGCGAGCAGCTTGCTATACTGGATTATTCTGGAACGAATATTGATGTGTATAGCGTGCGACGCGAGAATTATTTTTGCTGCAAGCGCGTTCGTTACAGTGGTTGGTATCCCGATGCGCAGAAACGGCTCTACTTCCGTGCAAGTGCGGCATTTAATGCACGAGAAGTGCATGAGTCGGTTGAAGGAGTATTTCCCGCGTATCCACTAAAGAGCGGACTGATTCATTTTACCTATCGTTCTCTGAGCGACTACTTGCAGCGGATGGATCGCTACTCAACCCTTGCCGCGCGCCAGATGCGCCTTGAGGGTCGTACTGTGCGCTGGAGTGACGTGTATCTACGACCTTTCTTCACCTTTCTGAAAATGTTTTTTTTCAAAAAAGGTTTCCTTGATGGCCGCATGGGATTGACGTTAGCTACCCTCTACGCTATGTACACGTATGCCAAATACCTGAAAGGGAGCAGCCACTTTCCCGATGAACTTTCATAA
- the rfaQ gene encoding putative lipopolysaccharide heptosyltransferase III: protein MNFHNILIIKQRNIGDVLLVTPVIRELHRVWPDARISVLVNEGTEEMVKHHPAVEEVIVYPRSRFARLPLLSRLLAEARFLWSLRQQRYDLVVVTTASDRGIFTARISGAPRRIGYQTGKWLMDALLTDRVAVEQHATHTVYYNLRLLEPLGVVPYHTRVDLTIPTAAADMAKEIILLKGLSNFIHVHPTSRWMFKTLKPELWGEIIHYLLDKHELAVVLTAADDERELDYIKRVLRCLPEENAQIVNLAGKLTLLETAAISRLALGFVGVDTAPMHMAAAVNTPVFAFFGPSGAFHWGPFASGDKAPPYSKRNGLQQSGPHMIYQQARPCIPCGKDGCDGSKVSQCLHEITLADIAAPLDQWLYVQKHPDGAFCALCTPETSEEETP, encoded by the coding sequence ATGAACTTTCATAATATCCTGATTATTAAACAGCGCAATATTGGCGATGTCCTCTTGGTAACTCCGGTTATACGTGAACTCCACCGCGTATGGCCGGATGCGCGCATCTCTGTGCTGGTCAACGAGGGAACCGAAGAGATGGTCAAACATCATCCAGCGGTGGAAGAGGTCATTGTCTACCCGCGAAGCCGCTTTGCACGCCTTCCGTTGCTCTCGCGTTTGCTGGCCGAAGCACGCTTTCTTTGGAGCTTACGCCAGCAACGCTATGATTTGGTGGTCGTTACCACCGCCTCTGATCGCGGTATTTTCACCGCTCGCATCAGCGGTGCGCCGCGCCGCATCGGGTATCAAACGGGAAAATGGCTGATGGACGCACTCTTGACTGACCGTGTTGCTGTCGAGCAACACGCGACGCATACCGTCTATTACAACCTCCGTTTACTGGAACCGCTTGGTGTTGTGCCGTACCACACTCGGGTTGATCTCACGATCCCAACGGCCGCAGCGGATATGGCCAAAGAAATTATCCTGCTGAAAGGTTTGAGTAATTTTATCCATGTTCATCCTACGTCGCGTTGGATGTTTAAAACATTGAAACCGGAACTTTGGGGCGAAATTATCCACTATCTGCTTGATAAGCATGAGCTTGCGGTCGTGCTGACCGCCGCCGATGATGAACGCGAACTGGACTATATCAAACGGGTGCTCCGCTGCTTGCCAGAGGAGAACGCGCAAATCGTGAACCTTGCCGGAAAACTCACGTTACTGGAAACCGCTGCTATTTCACGTCTGGCACTAGGATTTGTTGGTGTCGATACCGCGCCGATGCACATGGCCGCCGCAGTGAACACCCCTGTATTTGCTTTCTTTGGGCCGAGCGGTGCTTTTCATTGGGGGCCGTTTGCTAGTGGCGATAAGGCGCCACCCTACTCGAAACGCAATGGGTTACAGCAAAGTGGCCCACACATGATATACCAGCAAGCGCGCCCCTGCATTCCCTGTGGCAAAGACGGCTGTGATGGCAGTAAAGTTTCGCAGTGTCTTCACGAAATCACGCTTGCCGACATTGCGGCGCCGCTTGATCAGTGGCTGTATGTTCAAAAACATCCCGATGGTGCCTTTTGCGCCCTTTGCACACCTGAAACTTCGGAGGAAGAAACTCCATGA
- the def gene encoding peptide deformylase, giving the protein MMYEIRKYPDPILKQMAQPVTEFGAPLQVLIADMFETMYARNGVGLAAPQIGISRQLCVIDPNAGKEDEPARQIVLINPRIIERSGEIRCEEGCLSVPGYYAEVQRSAHIIVHSDTPDGGEMDLVATDFLAVICQHEMDHLTGNLFLDRIGSVERDLIKRKIKKAVREGNYA; this is encoded by the coding sequence ATGATGTATGAAATTCGCAAATACCCTGATCCGATTCTCAAACAAATGGCACAACCGGTTACTGAATTTGGTGCACCGCTTCAGGTGCTTATCGCCGATATGTTTGAAACCATGTATGCCCGCAACGGTGTTGGCCTCGCCGCACCGCAGATCGGAATTTCGCGCCAACTCTGCGTGATTGACCCGAATGCTGGTAAAGAGGATGAACCAGCACGCCAGATTGTTTTAATCAATCCGCGCATTATCGAGCGCTCTGGCGAAATTCGTTGCGAAGAGGGGTGTCTCTCTGTGCCAGGTTACTATGCTGAAGTGCAACGCTCGGCGCATATAATCGTCCATTCCGACACTCCTGATGGGGGCGAAATGGATTTGGTTGCCACGGATTTTTTAGCCGTGATCTGTCAGCACGAAATGGATCACCTGACCGGCAACTTGTTTCTTGATAGAATTGGCAGTGTCGAACGCGATCTGATCAAACGAAAGATCAAAAAAGCGGTGCGCGAAGGGAATTACGCATGA
- the fmt gene encoding methionyl-tRNA formyltransferase: MTHPFRTMRVGFMGTPEFSVASLHAVADHFTVPIVITQPDKPAGRKLQLTPSAVKVAAQSLNLPVVTPDKIRRDSELIDELRTMNLDAIVVVAYGQILPQALLDIPRFGCYNIHASLLPKLRGAAPIHRAITDGETETGITIIRMDAGLDTGDMVLRRGIPIGNATTPELHNQLKTLGAEAIISALYAVFDGSAVFTAQDHAAHTYARKLTKEEAHIDWTQDATVLANKVRGLTPWPGTETTWQGKRLKVLRATPCRQSGVPGTIVSLGDSGLEVACGNGSLLLGEVQLDGKKPVSAADFIRGHHITAGEILG, encoded by the coding sequence ATGACACACCCTTTTCGCACTATGCGCGTCGGTTTTATGGGAACCCCAGAGTTCAGTGTTGCGTCACTCCACGCTGTCGCTGATCATTTTACGGTTCCCATTGTCATTACGCAGCCCGACAAACCTGCGGGGCGAAAGCTGCAGCTTACCCCTTCTGCGGTAAAAGTAGCGGCACAATCGCTGAACCTTCCCGTAGTCACTCCCGATAAAATCCGTCGTGATAGCGAGTTGATCGATGAGCTGCGTACGATGAATCTGGACGCGATAGTTGTTGTGGCGTATGGGCAGATTTTGCCGCAAGCCCTGCTCGATATCCCCCGTTTTGGGTGTTATAATATCCACGCTTCGCTTTTGCCAAAGCTGCGCGGAGCGGCTCCTATTCACCGTGCGATTACTGATGGTGAAACGGAAACCGGCATTACTATTATTCGGATGGATGCTGGGCTTGATACGGGTGACATGGTGCTTCGGCGGGGTATACCAATTGGCAACGCCACGACGCCCGAGCTGCACAATCAGTTGAAAACCCTTGGTGCCGAAGCTATCATCAGTGCCTTGTACGCCGTATTTGACGGCAGTGCCGTTTTTACGGCGCAGGATCATGCTGCTCACACATACGCCCGTAAATTAACCAAAGAAGAAGCGCATATCGATTGGACGCAGGACGCTACCGTTCTGGCGAATAAAGTGCGAGGGCTCACCCCTTGGCCAGGGACGGAAACGACGTGGCAAGGAAAACGTCTTAAAGTACTCCGCGCGACCCCTTGTCGCCAATCGGGAGTTCCCGGTACAATAGTGTCGCTGGGCGACTCGGGGCTAGAAGTGGCGTGTGGGAATGGTTCACTGTTACTTGGCGAAGTGCAGCTTGACGGCAAAAAGCCGGTATCTGCTGCCGATTTTATCCGTGGTCACCACATAACCGCAGGAGAGATACTTGGATAA